One region of Spirochaetota bacterium genomic DNA includes:
- a CDS encoding electron transfer flavoprotein subunit beta/FixA family protein has product MDGRMKILVCIKQVADAESRFHIAPGGSRILFDPGAVYRMNRYDEFALEEALRVKDAAPDTLVHAVSLGPPRAESTLRRALEMGAHDAFRIEGDDEGVMPALWKARMIAAWAVTCGYDLVLAGVMSEDSMSCQFAPALAEYMGAASATGVMEIAIAPAGGRVTVGREIDSNTREIVELSLPAVLAVQSGINRPRYPSLSNVLRAKERMITTVRSDTPAGPDQDIRYHEAPRGREGRILAGSPAEKAAALCDFFHEVSLL; this is encoded by the coding sequence ATGGACGGGCGTATGAAAATTCTGGTATGCATAAAACAGGTAGCGGATGCGGAATCGAGGTTCCATATCGCCCCCGGCGGGAGTCGTATCCTCTTCGATCCGGGCGCGGTCTACCGCATGAACCGCTACGACGAATTCGCGCTGGAGGAGGCGCTCAGGGTGAAGGACGCCGCGCCGGACACCCTGGTCCATGCGGTATCCCTGGGTCCCCCGCGCGCGGAGAGCACGCTCAGGCGCGCGCTGGAGATGGGCGCCCATGACGCATTCCGGATCGAGGGCGACGACGAGGGCGTGATGCCCGCGCTGTGGAAGGCGCGCATGATAGCCGCGTGGGCGGTTACGTGCGGATACGACCTTGTCCTGGCAGGGGTGATGTCGGAGGACAGCATGTCCTGCCAGTTCGCGCCCGCACTCGCGGAATACATGGGGGCGGCATCGGCGACGGGGGTCATGGAAATCGCGATCGCCCCGGCGGGCGGCCGCGTCACCGTTGGGCGCGAGATCGATTCCAACACGCGCGAGATCGTGGAGCTCTCCCTGCCGGCGGTGCTCGCGGTGCAATCGGGCATCAATCGTCCTCGCTACCCATCGCTCTCCAACGTGCTGCGCGCGAAGGAGCGAATGATCACGACGGTTCGTTCCGATACTCCCGCGGGCCCCGATCAGGACATCCGGTATCACGAGGCCCCGCGCGGCAGGGAAGGACGCATCCTGGCCGGGAGCCCCGCGGAAAAGGCGGCCGCACTCTGCGATTTCTTCCACGAGGTCTCGCTGCTATGA
- a CDS encoding epoxyqueuosine reductase, translating into MNISKEDIRNKARELGFEDAGFTGCEPFEDHREVLEARRDMYEWCVSLGLDLFQGTDPRAVYPECRSIIVLLENYFREGFPRGLETHYGRCYLDDDRVTRDGLAVRLKAFRAFLKEHGMDSKVPFHVPHRLAAARAGLGTFGKNCLFYGHRAARGSSFVLPLAFLVDRDFEPDAPTVSVGCPEWCRNACISACPTGALKGPRKIDPRRCISYLSYYGNDLTPVELREPMGLWVYGCDRCQNVCPRNQAWLAADRPVNERVRARAAHFDLREILNMDTAYYTANVWPHMFYMPPEDLWRWQMNAARAMGNSLDPTYVSSLARGLAEAGDWRVRAMCAWSLGRIGTCGAGEALEAAREGSDTAVRGEIEAARIVYASRQALARRTDRKDGIDIPGAE; encoded by the coding sequence ATGAATATTTCGAAGGAAGATATCAGGAACAAGGCGCGGGAGCTGGGGTTCGAGGACGCGGGCTTCACGGGCTGTGAGCCGTTCGAAGACCATCGCGAGGTGCTCGAGGCGCGGCGCGACATGTACGAGTGGTGCGTCTCGCTGGGGCTGGACCTCTTCCAGGGAACGGACCCCCGCGCGGTGTATCCGGAATGCCGGTCGATCATAGTGCTGCTGGAAAATTATTTCCGGGAGGGATTCCCCCGCGGCCTCGAGACGCATTACGGGCGCTGTTACCTGGACGACGATCGCGTTACGCGCGACGGGCTCGCGGTGAGGCTCAAGGCCTTTCGCGCCTTCCTGAAGGAACATGGCATGGATTCGAAGGTCCCGTTTCACGTGCCGCACCGCCTCGCGGCGGCACGCGCGGGACTGGGCACGTTCGGCAAAAACTGCCTCTTTTACGGACATCGCGCCGCCCGGGGAAGCTCCTTCGTGCTCCCCCTCGCCTTCCTCGTCGACCGCGATTTCGAGCCCGATGCCCCCACCGTGAGCGTGGGGTGCCCCGAATGGTGCAGGAACGCGTGCATATCGGCCTGTCCCACCGGCGCCCTGAAGGGACCCAGGAAAATCGACCCCCGGCGCTGCATCTCGTACCTGAGCTATTATGGAAACGATCTCACGCCCGTGGAGCTCAGGGAGCCCATGGGACTCTGGGTCTACGGCTGCGACCGCTGCCAGAACGTGTGCCCCCGCAACCAGGCGTGGCTGGCGGCCGACCGTCCCGTGAACGAGCGCGTCCGCGCGCGCGCGGCGCATTTCGACCTGCGTGAAATATTGAACATGGACACGGCGTACTACACGGCGAACGTCTGGCCGCACATGTTCTACATGCCGCCCGAGGACCTGTGGCGATGGCAGATGAACGCCGCGCGGGCGATGGGCAACAGCCTTGATCCCACGTACGTGAGCAGCCTTGCGCGCGGGCTCGCGGAGGCGGGGGACTGGCGTGTACGGGCGATGTGCGCGTGGTCCCTGGGAAGGATAGGCACGTGTGGGGCCGGGGAAGCGCTCGAAGCGGCGCGGGAGGGGTCCGATACGGCGGTTCGCGGGGAAATAGAGGCCGCACGTATCGTCTATGCCTCACGGCAGGCTCTTGCACGACGGACGGATCGGAAAGATGGAATCGATATTCCGGGCGCCGAGTAA
- a CDS encoding TetR/AcrR family transcriptional regulator, protein MDIREFEKLVAASQDAAIREIVQENPSVIRIKKEARAVENLRRISEATLEIANRQGFQAMSMRDLSAATGLSLGAMYAYFSSKEELLALIQEYGRRTVARVLGERMLAVPDARTRLRTLIYAHIFLSEIMHAWFYFSYMEAKNLGKKDQKAAIESELFTEGLFAGILEEGSRAGAFADHDTIMTASLIKSILQDWYLKRWKYRTRKVSAEDYAAFVTGFVESYLDRRG, encoded by the coding sequence ATGGACATCAGGGAATTCGAGAAGCTTGTCGCCGCGTCCCAGGACGCGGCCATCCGCGAGATCGTCCAGGAAAATCCGTCGGTGATCCGCATCAAGAAAGAGGCGCGCGCGGTGGAAAACCTGCGCCGCATTTCCGAGGCGACCCTGGAGATCGCGAACCGCCAGGGCTTCCAGGCCATGAGCATGCGGGACCTGAGCGCGGCTACGGGACTGAGCCTGGGCGCCATGTACGCCTACTTTTCGAGCAAGGAAGAGCTGCTCGCCCTTATCCAGGAATACGGGCGCCGCACCGTGGCGCGCGTGCTCGGGGAGCGGATGCTGGCGGTGCCCGACGCGCGCACGAGGCTGCGCACCCTCATCTACGCGCACATTTTCCTGAGCGAGATCATGCATGCCTGGTTTTATTTTTCATACATGGAGGCCAAAAACCTTGGAAAGAAGGACCAGAAGGCCGCCATCGAAAGCGAGCTGTTCACCGAGGGGCTCTTCGCCGGGATACTCGAGGAAGGCAGCCGGGCGGGCGCCTTCGCCGATCACGACACGATCATGACCGCGTCGCTCATCAAATCCATTCTGCAAGACTGGTATCTCAAGCGTTGGAAGTACAGGACCCGCAAGGTAAGCGCGGAGGATTACGCGGCATTCGTGACCGGATTCGTCGAATCATACCTCGACCGCCGCGGCTAA
- a CDS encoding histidine phosphatase family protein, with protein sequence MSELYCIRHGQASFGKENYDVLSPTGTRQSALLASHLHALGARFDALYSGTLERQRYSAAAFIDYYTTQGVELPAPVTIPGLDEYDSKAILTAILPGLVREDPTLAPDIEALFTSRKSFQRVFERAMLRWVGGGFESNGLESWNEFQERVKHSLTRIMKENGAGKRVIVFTSGGTISASVQYATGLSGEETMRLCWQVVNSSVTRFKYSEERLTLASFNDYCHLEMNDGGALITYR encoded by the coding sequence ATGAGTGAACTCTATTGTATCAGACACGGGCAGGCCTCGTTCGGCAAGGAAAACTATGATGTCTTGTCGCCCACGGGGACACGGCAATCGGCACTGCTCGCCTCCCACCTGCACGCGCTGGGCGCACGCTTCGACGCGCTGTACTCGGGCACGCTCGAACGCCAGCGCTATTCGGCGGCCGCGTTCATCGACTATTATACAACGCAGGGCGTCGAGCTTCCCGCGCCGGTGACGATTCCCGGACTCGACGAATACGACTCGAAGGCGATTCTCACCGCGATCCTTCCCGGTCTCGTCCGGGAAGACCCCACGCTCGCGCCGGACATAGAGGCGCTGTTTACCAGCCGCAAATCATTTCAGCGCGTGTTCGAGCGCGCGATGCTCAGGTGGGTGGGAGGCGGATTCGAATCAAACGGACTTGAGTCCTGGAATGAGTTCCAGGAAAGGGTGAAGCACTCCCTCACGCGCATCATGAAGGAAAACGGCGCCGGGAAGCGCGTGATCGTGTTCACCTCCGGGGGAACCATTTCGGCATCGGTGCAGTATGCGACGGGCCTCTCGGGCGAAGAGACCATGAGGCTCTGCTGGCAGGTCGTGAACAGCTCCGTGACGCGCTTCAAATACAGCGAGGAGAGGCTCACCCTGGCATCGTTTAACGACTACTGCCACCTCGAAATGAACGACGGGGGCGCACTCATCACCTACAGGTAA
- a CDS encoding phosphotransferase family protein, whose amino-acid sequence MSEYIDEATNTRPGEELDPGRVEAFLKDSIAGLSGEFRISQFPSGFSNLTYFIKFGTRELVLRRPPFGRKAKTAHDMGREFRMLSALKPVFPYCPAPLAYSEDEGIMGCPFYVMERIKGIILRKNLPKGLSLSPPEMRALCKELADVQIALHKVDYRAAGLADYGKPEGYVERQVTGWSRRYRDARTPDAPDFETVMSWLAEKMPADSPYVAVIHNDYKFDNVVLDPANPLKIIGVLDWEMATIGDPLMDLGSSIAYWVEKTDPANFQAVRMLPTHLDGAMTRDELVEYYSRHSGIPVDNFDYYFCFGLFRLAVIAQQIYYRFYHGQTKDQRFAMLIFAVKILEETALKVLEKSVF is encoded by the coding sequence ATGAGCGAATATATCGACGAGGCCACGAATACACGCCCGGGGGAAGAGCTCGATCCGGGCAGGGTCGAAGCCTTTTTAAAGGATTCCATAGCCGGGCTCTCGGGTGAATTCCGGATCAGCCAGTTCCCGAGCGGCTTCTCGAACCTCACCTATTTCATTAAATTCGGAACGCGCGAGCTCGTGCTCCGCAGGCCCCCGTTCGGCCGCAAGGCTAAGACCGCGCACGACATGGGGCGCGAGTTCCGCATGCTTTCCGCGCTCAAACCGGTGTTTCCCTACTGCCCCGCCCCGCTCGCGTATTCCGAGGACGAGGGCATCATGGGATGCCCGTTCTACGTGATGGAGCGGATAAAGGGAATCATACTCAGGAAAAATCTGCCGAAGGGTCTTAGCCTTTCGCCGCCCGAGATGCGCGCCCTGTGCAAGGAGCTTGCGGACGTCCAGATCGCACTCCACAAGGTCGATTACCGCGCGGCCGGACTCGCGGATTACGGCAAGCCCGAGGGGTACGTCGAACGGCAGGTGACCGGCTGGAGCCGCCGCTACCGGGACGCGCGCACGCCCGACGCGCCCGATTTTGAAACCGTCATGTCGTGGCTCGCGGAAAAAATGCCCGCAGATTCCCCCTATGTCGCCGTTATTCACAACGATTACAAGTTCGACAACGTGGTCCTCGATCCGGCGAATCCCCTGAAAATAATCGGGGTGCTCGACTGGGAGATGGCGACCATAGGCGATCCCCTGATGGATCTCGGTTCGTCCATCGCGTACTGGGTCGAGAAAACCGATCCCGCGAATTTCCAGGCCGTCCGCATGCTGCCCACGCACCTTGACGGCGCGATGACCAGGGATGAACTGGTCGAATACTACTCCAGGCACAGCGGGATCCCCGTCGACAATTTCGATTATTATTTTTGCTTCGGCCTGTTCCGTCTGGCCGTGATCGCGCAGCAGATATATTACCGCTTTTATCACGGCCAGACGAAAGACCAGCGGTTTGCCATGCTCATCTTCGCGGTGAAGATACTCGAGGAAACGGCGCTCAAGGTGCTCGAAAAGTCCGTATTCTAG